A window of the Azospirillum formosense genome harbors these coding sequences:
- a CDS encoding L-aspartate oxidase, with protein sequence MPTPYTVRDSEVVVIGSGMAGLTAALHLAPRAVTLLTKTPDLPGGSSNHAQGGIAAAIGPGDGPEAHAADTVAAGAGFVDAGRALLLAREGAERVRALLLAGLPFDRGADGAPLLGREAAHGAARIVHAGGDATGATLVAALAERVRATPSIRVESNAFAVDLAVRHGRVCGVLACHPEGWVFHRAPRVVLATGGVGGAYARTTNPPEATGDGLALAARAGALLADVEFVQFHPTALAVDADPAPLLTEALRGAGALLLDRRGVRFMAAEHPLAELAPRDVVARAIGARVAAGEPVRLDLRPALAARPDGFPTVLALCAAHGLDPWREPVPVAPAAHYHMGGVVTDPAGRTSLDGLWACGEVACTGVHGANRLASNSLLEALVFGARVARDVAGRDLPPLPPFALPDIPAVAGEIGAGLLDAITDESRRTLYQGAGLVRDGVGLWTARRKLDRLAVALDALCGVGPADLAAVRRWGEARNRLLAGRLIVHAALARSESRGAHFRSDFPQEDPAAQRHRFTLTDLTGAAGPLSGDAACSIL encoded by the coding sequence ATGCCCACCCCCTACACGGTCCGCGATTCGGAAGTGGTCGTCATCGGCTCCGGCATGGCCGGGCTGACCGCCGCCCTGCATCTGGCGCCGCGCGCCGTCACGCTGCTGACCAAGACGCCGGACCTGCCGGGCGGCTCCAGCAACCACGCCCAGGGCGGCATCGCCGCCGCCATCGGCCCCGGCGACGGGCCGGAGGCGCACGCCGCCGACACGGTGGCCGCCGGCGCCGGCTTCGTGGACGCGGGACGCGCCCTGTTGCTCGCCCGCGAGGGGGCGGAGCGGGTGCGGGCGCTGCTCCTCGCCGGGCTGCCCTTCGACCGTGGGGCCGACGGCGCCCCCCTGCTGGGGCGGGAGGCGGCGCACGGGGCGGCGCGGATCGTCCATGCCGGCGGCGACGCCACCGGGGCGACGCTGGTCGCCGCGCTGGCCGAGCGGGTGCGCGCCACCCCATCGATCCGGGTGGAGAGCAACGCCTTCGCCGTCGATCTGGCGGTGCGCCACGGGCGGGTCTGCGGCGTTCTGGCCTGCCACCCGGAAGGCTGGGTGTTCCACCGCGCGCCGCGCGTGGTGCTGGCGACCGGCGGGGTCGGCGGGGCCTACGCCCGCACCACCAACCCGCCGGAGGCGACCGGCGACGGGCTGGCGCTGGCCGCCCGGGCCGGGGCGCTGCTCGCCGACGTCGAGTTCGTGCAGTTCCACCCCACGGCTCTCGCCGTGGACGCTGACCCCGCCCCGCTGCTGACCGAGGCGCTGCGCGGCGCCGGGGCGCTGCTGCTCGACCGTCGCGGGGTCCGCTTCATGGCGGCGGAGCACCCGCTGGCCGAGCTGGCGCCGCGCGACGTGGTGGCCCGCGCCATCGGCGCCCGCGTCGCGGCGGGGGAGCCGGTGCGGCTGGACCTGCGCCCGGCGCTGGCCGCCAGGCCGGACGGCTTCCCCACCGTGCTGGCGCTCTGCGCCGCCCACGGGCTGGACCCCTGGCGGGAGCCGGTGCCGGTCGCCCCGGCGGCGCATTACCACATGGGCGGGGTGGTCACCGATCCCGCCGGGCGGACCAGCCTGGACGGGCTGTGGGCCTGCGGCGAGGTCGCCTGCACCGGCGTCCACGGCGCCAACCGGCTGGCCAGCAATTCCCTGCTGGAGGCGCTGGTGTTCGGTGCGCGGGTGGCCCGCGACGTGGCCGGGCGGGACCTGCCTCCCCTGCCGCCCTTCGCCCTGCCCGACATCCCGGCCGTCGCCGGGGAGATCGGGGCCGGCCTGCTTGACGCCATCACCGACGAATCCCGCCGCACGCTTTACCAGGGCGCCGGGCTGGTGCGCGACGGGGTGGGTCTGTGGACCGCCCGGCGCAAGCTGGACCGGCTCGCCGTGGCGCTCGACGCGTTGTGCGGCGTCGGCCCGGCGGACCTCGCCGCCGTCCGCCGCTGGGGCGAGGCGCGCAACCGCCTGCTGGCCGGGCGGCTGATCGTCCACGCCGCCCTCGCCCGCAGCGAAAGCCGCGGGGCGCATTTCCGCAGCGACTTCCCGCAGGAAGACCCGGCGGCGCAGCGCCACCGCTTCACCCTCACCGACCTGACCGGG